AAGACAGAATTATTAGAGCTGAAAATAGCTATgacttatattttaaagcatGCTTCTCTGTCAAGATTTAtgtcatagcattttttttcccttagcgATTATACAATGCACCGGGACAACCACGGTACAGAATATTGGTTTTACTTTTGGATGATTCCAAGTAACACTACCTTAAGTGGTTACTGTACTTTATCTTGCTATAAATTATATTGTAAGCATAATTTATGTAGAGACATTTATTAGAGGggcgcccggatggctcagtcggttaagtggccaactcgatttcagctcaggttgtgatctccaggtcatgagattgagcctctcTTCTCACTCTgcgctcagcagagagtctgcttgggtgtctctctccctctccctctgcacctccccctgctccttcacactctctctttctctctcaagcaaataaacaaatcttaaaaaaagaaatatttattagatatCGATATTGGATCTTCTTTGCCTAAATACTCTCTTCATTTTGAaacccccctccttttttttttaacagaatatgAACACACTACACATGTCACACTGTAATTGACACCTTTTCTtcaaagagaatgaagagaaatcTGGAAGTCGCCTATGAACACATCTCAGTTAAAACCAGAACTTCAGTGCTGGTGGTTCTGCACCAGCGAGCCCAATGgatgagttctctattctgttccaatcaGCCCTGTCTTCCCATCCCTGGTGTCACTCACCTGATTCAGGCCCTACTTATCTCTCCACCAGACCATTACGAGAGGCTCCAACCTGTGTCTCTCACTGTCTTCCTTTTACCATCTGCTTTCTAACACGACTGACAAAGGAGTTTTCAAAAGTATCtgtgaatgggtaaacaaaatgttgGCATATAGGTACAAAATATTATTCAAGTTTCAAAAGGAATGAGATGCTTATATATGCTTCAACATGCAAATCTTGAAGATACtctactaagtaaaataaatcagacacaaAGGGACAAAGAGTACATGATTCCTCTTACATGAGGTACCTACAATAAGCAAGTTCATGGAGATAGAAAGCTAATGGTGGtgaccaggggctggaggagagagtGATGGGAATTGTTAAAGGGTACTGAGTTTCCATTTAGGGAGAAGTTCTTGAGATAGTGATGATGATTGGAAAACactgtgaatgtgcttaatgccactaAACTATGCAATTAAAAGTGGTTAAAACGGTTttatataatgcatattttatcataatcaaacaaaaaaattgcAAGTAAATCTGGTCCTATCATTTTCTTGTTCAGAAATATTACTTGAAGAATAAAGTCCAACCTCCTTGATGTGACAGTAATAATCCTCCAACATTCTCTCTGACCACATGCACACCTCAGCTCTACCCTGCCATCACATTGGCAAAGTCGGGGTCACCAAATCTGAGCCTTACTGTGCTTCTCTGTTCCTTGGCTCACCAATCTTCTTCAGCCCGGAACACATGCTCTTTGCTTCCACTCCCTTCTTCCTAACTGTGGAGACATTCCATAAGCATGAAAGCTCAACTCAAAACCAATTTCTCCATGCTACCTCCATGCCAATATCAGAACTAATCACTCCTCCTTCAAACTGTGTGGTCATAGTATATTTccttataaattatttatgaacTCTGAATATCATGTGAGTTACTTAGCGGcaagggttgttttttgtttctctttctatgCAATGAGGATTATCAGAGCAAGTAGAGATCTCATGGCACAAAATTTGTGTAAGCTTAGAAGccagtttcttcttctatttGTGGACTCACTTGCTTCATCTGGGGCTCAGGTCTGGTGGTTAGCAGTTTATCCTGACATCAGTAGGCACTCATAATGCATTGTATTAGTTATCTACTATGACCTAACAACCTCTCCAAACCGTAGCAACTTAAAATAATCAATgcttattattttacagtttctaGGAATTTGGGAGTGGCTTAGGTCACAGATTGTGACTCAGGCTCTCTCATGAGATAACAGTATAGACGTCAGTGAGGACTGTTGTGATCTGAAGGCTTAACTGGAATGAAAGCATCCAGTTCCCAGGTGGTTTGTTTGTATGACTGTTGGTGGGAGGATTCAGTTCCTTGACaggctgcttgagtgtcctcacaaCATGGTAGTGGTCTTCCATTAGAGCAAGTGATCCAAGAAAGGCACAAGGCAGGAGCTGTAACACCTATTTTGTGCTAGCCACAGAAAGCACACACTGTCATTTCCACAGTTCCAGGGTCTGccctactgaatgaaagaagaccACAGAAGGTATGGATACCAAGAAGGCAGTGGTCTTTGGGGGACATCTTAGAGGATGGCTTCCCCAGGCATGCTAGCTTAGTTATATTGAATTAGATGACCTAGAAGCAGGACACTATTACTTCTATCATCTGTTACTAATATCTTCTGAAAGTTgacttttgcctttctttttaaaccaTGAATAACTAAAATTGTTAACCCCCTATTCATAGAGAATATGTGTAAGTCATTTTTCTACCCTCCATCACTAGTGTTTTGCACCTAGAGGCAGCCTGAGTGATGTATAACATCCACAGAGGTTGTCATTTTCAATAAGTAGGTAGTTAAAACTAGAACTTAGCAGGGTAACAAATTAAGCTAAAAGTAATAGAGCTAATAATTAGAGCCCTGCTTAGTACTCAAGGTCAAGCTTGGAAAAGCATGATATCATAGGAAATGTATAAGTAATGATTGTCTCTTTTCTATAAATGCATAagactaatattattattattatttagtagtagtagtactactactattactgctgctgctgcttttctttGGCCCCAAGCCTTCCCGTCTCTTAGTTATAATATCGCACAGTGGCTTTAAAGGGAGAATTCCATCTCCCCTTCCTACTAGCTATGTGGCCTTGAACATAGTATTTAACTTTTCCTGTGATATAGTTACCTTGTCTGCAAAATGAAATGATTGACAGTACTGCTCCTTAGGTTTGTTGTATTAAATAAGGTAGTTCAGGTATTTTTTAGcacaatgctcaataaatgtcaattctcattattatttgtgtgtgtgtatatatatatatatatatatatatatacacacacacacacgcacaagtAATTTAGCCACCTATAACCATTGTGTTCAGATATCTGTTTTACAGATTCCCAGTGCCACACCATTCCTCCAGCTTAAAATCGAAAGTCTTTCTCCTCCTATCCCACtaaatttaatcttttctttaagGAATAGGTTCAGCAGTTTTTCTGACCATGAAAATGTCTGTTGGTGCCTCAGAGCCCCAAAGCTCAATAATGACACCTTCTCCTAAACTCCCTTGGCACAATCAAATCCTAtgttgccttgttttattttgaatcttGGACTCCCTCATACCCTTGCCCTACAGAGGGGAGGTTTTGTATCTTATAGTTCACTATAACCCTGGTCAATAGAGTCTTATTAATGATGAAGCTTGGAGTACTGAACATGACATTTGTAATAAATGCTTATCACAAGCAATGAACAGATTGTATTGTTACCACAAATAGGTCAGGAGTGTATTCTTCCTTGATATTGATTCAGATTACAACTCTGAATGTGGTTGTGTTTTatctggaaatgaaaatacaatatagaCTTAAAATTTCAAGATACTAAAAATGTCTAGgttttaaaaacaatcatttttcttccttaatcctGGAGTGGGAAGGAATACAAAATGCAAACCTCTTCAATTCAATGACAGACCTATCAATACTAACAATTTAAGCCATGGTGCCAGATTTGGAAGCAGTCTACTTCAAACTGAAAGATATGTTTCTCTTTTGGAAGGCTCGGAAAGGAAGACTAAGATTGTTGACTGCCTGGTTTGAGCCAAATGGTTTACAACCATTAATAGAGCCAACCCTTTATGGTAATCCTATGTTATTGTGTTACTGTGTTATtactatgcttttcttttctttcttttttttttctttttttttctttttatatgcaaGAAAATTACAGCTAGGAGAAATTAAGCAACCTGTCCAAAAAAAGTGATagagctagaatttgaatccaggtgtGTGGGCTCCCATGCAGGTACAGAAGGCTCTAAAAAATTTTTCCCATCTAGCACTAGCTTTGATGCTGCACTATATTGAGGACATGTAGGGTGATGATAGCACAGAGATAGAGGAAGGCTGAGGAGAAGTCACCTTTCTCCATGTATAGCTTTCTCAGGGCTCGCTTCTCAGGCACCCAACCTCCCAAAGGCCATAGCTGTGTCTCTTCAAAAGATAAACATTGAGATGTAAACTACTGCCCTAAAAGATGCTGTGCTCTTGGACTCTGAATTACAGGAGCATTGGGAGCACCATTTTTGTCGGAGGACCCAGCAAACCAGTTCCTACATCTCAAAAGACATATATATTTGCAGAATTACTGGGACCCAGATCACAATCCAAATATGTGGGGAAACACGCTGGCCGATCAGGTATTTGCATTAGAAACAACGCACCATCTCTATCTTGCTAAGTAGGCACTGCCACAGCAGGCATCAGCACACCACCAGCCCaacctatgatttttttctctctagccACTCTGAGCTATACTTGACCTTTCCTCACCATAAAGTGACTTTTGTGCAGTAAACATCACGTCTTCCTCCAAGACTAAAATCAAATGCTTCCCTCCTTTCTGAAGCCTTACCCTTCTTTCCTGGGCTTCTTTtttgcccttctttcttttctctcctttgcatGCCGTTCATGTGTGAATCGCTCTGTAACTATCACACTGGGATTAACTTGCCTTGTGCACCCAGCCTCCCTTACCTCGGCTACAGAAGTAAGGTGCACAACTTATCCATCAAGGTCA
The genomic region above belongs to Canis lupus dingo isolate Sandy chromosome 33, ASM325472v2, whole genome shotgun sequence and contains:
- the C33H3orf85 gene encoding uncharacterized protein C3orf85 homolog isoform X2 produces the protein MVPDLEAVYFKLKDMFLFWKARKGRLRLLTAWFEPNGLQPLIEPTLYGALGAPFLSEDPANQFLHLKRHIYLQNYWDPDHNPNMWGNTLADQFSIHLEVSLQEK
- the C33H3orf85 gene encoding uncharacterized protein C3orf85 homolog isoform X1, coding for MVPDLEAVYFKLKDMFLFWKARKGRLRLLTAWFEPNGLQPLIEPTLYGALGAPFLSEDPANQFLHLKRHIYLQNYWDPDHNPNMWGNTLADQVHETWTALKTTAEYYLNMNSFTLDVSTAQ